The following are encoded together in the Luoshenia tenuis genome:
- a CDS encoding tautomerase family protein: MMPHIAIAMIPGRDEATKQRLAERMKSALIDELGVPENWVSVSLHEIAQESWQDVMEQIGDEAMLIRANIQPEEGR; the protein is encoded by the coding sequence ATGATGCCGCATATCGCCATAGCGATGATCCCGGGGCGGGATGAGGCGACCAAGCAGCGGTTAGCGGAAAGAATGAAAAGCGCGCTGATAGACGAATTGGGGGTTCCGGAGAATTGGGTATCGGTCTCCCTGCACGAGATCGCGCAGGAAAGCTGGCAGGACGTGATGGAGCAGATCGGAGACGAAGCGATGTTGATTCGGGCCAATATTCAGCCGGAAGAGGGGAGATGA
- a CDS encoding MBL fold metallo-hydrolase — protein MLQGTKLIVDIADYRAQEGELAFWWLGQMGFIFKTACATLALDPYLDAESSKRRIPPLLAPEELVGVDYVFGSHDHSDHIDAYTWPRLAKASPHTRFIAPALFADALSARYGIARDRIIGLTDGQVFEDAEKKVKVTGVAAAHEFLDPDPDTGLYPSMSFIVESGGVRIFHAGDTCRYEGQESKLRAAGRFDVMILPINGRDAEKYRSNIIGNMDFREAVDLSGTLAPRLAIPGHYDMFPGNTADPIRFVDYMEAKYPAQSVWIGGHGQRFVLAKAR, from the coding sequence ATGTTACAGGGAACAAAACTGATAGTGGATATTGCGGATTACCGCGCGCAGGAAGGCGAGCTGGCCTTTTGGTGGTTGGGGCAGATGGGCTTTATTTTTAAGACTGCGTGCGCCACGCTGGCCCTGGACCCCTATTTAGACGCCGAAAGCTCCAAGCGCCGCATCCCCCCGCTGCTGGCCCCTGAAGAGTTGGTGGGGGTCGACTACGTGTTTGGCAGCCACGACCATAGCGACCATATCGACGCTTACACCTGGCCGCGTCTGGCCAAAGCCTCTCCCCATACCCGTTTTATTGCCCCGGCCCTGTTTGCCGACGCGCTTTCCGCCCGCTACGGCATCGCCAGGGATCGCATCATCGGCCTTACGGACGGGCAGGTATTTGAGGACGCGGAGAAAAAGGTAAAGGTCACCGGTGTGGCGGCGGCGCACGAATTTCTGGATCCCGATCCCGATACCGGCCTGTATCCCAGCATGAGCTTTATCGTGGAGAGCGGCGGTGTGCGCATCTTTCACGCGGGCGATACCTGCCGTTATGAGGGACAGGAAAGCAAACTGCGCGCGGCCGGCCGGTTCGACGTGATGATCCTTCCCATCAACGGGCGGGATGCGGAGAAGTACCGCAGCAACATCATCGGCAATATGGATTTCCGCGAGGCGGTAGATCTTTCCGGAACACTTGCGCCGCGTTTGGCGATCCCCGGGCATTACGATATGTTCCCCGGCAATACGGCCGATCCCATCCGCTTTGTCGATTACATGGAGGCCAAGTACCCTGCCCAGAGCGTGTGGATCGGCGGGCATGGCCAACGGTTTGTGTTAGCCAAAGCGAGATGA